In the Endozoicomonas sp. SCSIO W0465 genome, TTCCCAAAGCCGAGGACGTGGACACGCTGCTGAAGCTACCAAGCCTCCAGAAGGATGGCCAGCTTGACCGGCATCTGCTGAGCTCCATTTCTTCCATCTGTAATGGTAAAGGCTTTCCCAAAGCTGGGGACGTGGACACGCTGCTGAAGCTACCAAGCCTCCAGAAGGATGGCCAGCTTGACCGGCAACTGCTGAGCTCCATTTCTTCCATGATGAGTAGCCGGGGCTTTCCCAAAGCCGGGGACGTGGACACGCTGCTGAAGCTACCGAGCCTTCAGAAGAATGGCCAGTTTGACCGGCAACTGCTGAGCTGCATTTCTTCCATGATGAAAAGCCGGGGCTTTCCCAAAGCCGGGGACGTGGATACGCTGCTGAAGCTACCGAGCCTCCAGAAGGATGGCCAGCTTGACCGGCAACTGCTGAGCTGCATTTCTTCCATCTGTCATGGTAAAGGCTTTCCCAAAGCCGGGGACGTGGACACGCTGCTGAAGCTACCAAGTCTCCAGAAGGATGGCCAGCTTGACCGGCAACTGCTGAGATCCATTTCTTCCATCTGTAATGGTAAAGGCTTTCCGAACGAGAATTTAGTTTCACAAATTATAGAATCTATAGGTCTCAAGAATCTGGAACTACCAGAATATATTGATGAACTCCTTTCATCAGAGAATTTTGATTTCGATGAAAACTTTTGGGATTCACTTTCAATAGATGAAATACTCTGACTCTTATCAAAAATCATCTGTCTGGATATAACTTGAACAGCGAATACCTGTAGTTGATCCCTGCGGAACATCGGTGGCAGCAATGGGTATGGATTTTTCCGCCGATGACTTTCGAGGCTGTTTTCGCCGCTTTCTGGTTTCTCGTTGGGTTTTTTAACCTACTGCTTTAGCAAGGTGTCTGAACTGGCCCCATCGTTACCCTCAGGAGCGGATAGATCTCCATCAGAGCTGCCGGTGTCATCATCGGGAGGTTTGGTGCTCGGTTTGATGTCAGGCTTTGCTGGCAGTTTTTTTAGATGACGAATCTCGGCTTCAAGCAATTCTACCTGTTCTTTAAGCTGAGTGATCGGCTCTTGCTGCTGAGTGATGAATCTTCATAGATCTTCAGGTTGTAGCTGCTGGTGTTCTGAAAAAGCCATGCTGAGAGGATAGACGACTGACCGAAGTTATCCTGCTTCCAGCGTTTTTTGAGAACTTACTGGTAAAAACACCGGATAAAATCTGACCATCGCTGCCGTCATAGCCTGAGTTGTGACGGTAATTCGATAATTAATGAACTAAAAGGCTGTTTCCTGTGTCTGAGCTGGCACGGTTTAATAAATAAAGTTTATAAATAATGATCCCACTCTATAATGAATCAAGTCTGGCGACGGGGAGTGCGAATTCCACAGGATTACCTTCTGGTAGTGATCACACAACACCATCAATACCGTCAAGCTCTTTCTATTCAGGTCGGCACGTATCAAGACAAGAACCCATTGGGAACAGCCTCCCAACCATCGATAATTATGAGCCCCCTAAAGAAAAAGTATCTTTAAAGAGAAATGTTTCTCACATTGAAGATGCAGTACAGGATGAAAAATTAAAAAGAAAACGACTGGATCGTGAAAATGAGTATCAACAAGATTCACTGATAGCGACTCTAGATCAATTAAAGGGCCTTTGCCAGGAACGCAAAATCACCGTCAAACCAACGTTAGATAAGCTGGTTAATTCTTGTCCGAATGAGTCGAAAGTCCAACTGGTATCCAAGCTTGGCATTTATTTTAGTAGTGTGGAAAGAACCGTTAAAAACACGGGTACGATTACCAGCATGCTCTTGAAGGGCGAAGGAAGCTCTATAACAAAGAAAAACATTAACGAGTTCCTTAATATTGAAGACCCTGATGTACAAGCAACAGCATGTTATCCATTTATTACATCCATTTCTTCCATCTGTAATGGTAAAGGCTTTCCCAAAGCCGCGGACGTGGACGCGCTGCTGAAGCTACCGAGTCTCCAGAAGGATGGCCAACTTGACCGTCAACTGCTGAGCTCCATTTCTTCCATCTGTAATGGTAAAGGCTTTCCCAAAGCCGGGGACGTGGACACGCTGCTGAAGCTACCGAGCCTCCAGAAGGATGGCCAGCTTGACCGGCAACTGCTGAGCTCCATTTCTTCCATCTGTAATGGAAAAGGCTTTCCCAAAGCCGGGGACGTGGACAGGCTGCTGAAGCTACCGAGCCTCCAGAAGGATGGCCAGCTTGACCGGCAACTGCTGAGCTCTATTTCTTCCATCTGTAATAGTAAAGGCTTTCCCAAAGCCGGGGACGTGGACACGCTACTGAAGTTACCGGGCCTCCTCCAGAAGGATGGCCAGCTTGACCGGCAGCTGCTGAGCTCCATTTCTTCCATCTGTAATGGAAAAGGCTTTCCCAAAGCCGGGGACGTGGACACGCTGCTGAAGCTACCGATCCTCCAGAAGGATGGCCAGCTTGACCGGAAACTGCTGAGCTCCATTTCTTCCATGATGAGTAGCCGGGGCTTTCCCAAAGTCGGGGACGTGGACACGCTGCTGAAGCTACCGAGCCTCCAGAAGAATGGCCAGCTTGACCGGCAACTGCTAAGGTTAATTTCCTCCGTCTGTCATGGTAAAGGCTTTCCCAAAGCCGGGGACGTGGACACGCTGCTGAAGCTAACGAGCCTCCAGAAGGATGGCCAGCTTGACCGGCTACTACTGAGATCCATTTCTTCCATCTGTCATGGTAAAGGCTTTCCCAAAGCCGGAGACGTGAACACGCTGCTGAAGCTACCGAGCCTCCAGAAGGATGGCCAGCTTGACCGGCAACTGCTGAGCTCCATTTCTTCCATCTGTAATGGTAAAGGCTTTCCCAAGGCTGGGGACGTGGACACGCTGCTGAAGCTACCGAGCCTCCAGAAGGATGGCCAGCTTGATCGGCAACTGCTGAGCTCCATTTCTTCCATCTGTAATGGTAAAGGCTTTCCCAAAGCCGGGGACGTGGACACGCTGCTGAAGCTACCGAGCCTCCAGAAGGATGGCCAGCTTGATCGGCAACTGCTGAGCTCCATTTCTTCCATGATGAGTAGCCAGGGCCTTCCCAAAGCCGGGGACGTGAACACGCTGCTGAAGCTACCGGGCCTCCAGAAGGATGGCCAGCTTGACCGGCAACTGCTGAGCTCCATTTCTTCCATGATGAAAAGCCGGGGCTTTCCCAAAGCCGGGGACGTGGATACGCTGCTGAAGCTACCGAGCCTCCAGAAGGATGGCCAGCTTGACCGGAAACTGTTGAGCTCCATTTCTTCCATGATGAGTAGCCGGGGCTTTCCCAAAGCCGGGGACGTGGATACGCTGCTGAAGCTACCGAGCCTCCAGAAGGATGGTCGGCTTGACCGGCAACTGCTGAGCTCCATTTCTTCCATCTGTCATGGTAAAGGCTTTCCGAACGAGAAATTAGTTTCACGAATTATAGAATCTATAGGTCTCAAGAATCTGGAACTACCAGAATATATTGATGAATTCCTTTCATCAGAGAATTTTGATTTCGATGAAAACTTTTGGGATTCCCTTTCAATAGATGAAATACTCTGACTCTTATCAAAAATCATCTGTCTGGATATAACCTGAACAGCGAATACCTGTAGTCAACAGCTCATCTTTTTCAGTATGGAACTGCTTGTATCCTTTCGTAAGAAGCTGGCTGAATTTCCCACTGGAAATAGAGATTCCGAGGTTCCATTCCTGACTGATCCCTGCGGAACACCGGTGGCAGCAATGGGTATGGATTTTTCCGCCAATGACTTTCGGGGCTGTTTTCGCCGCTTTCTGGTTTCTCGTTGGGTTTTTTAACCTCCTGCTTTAGCAAGGTGTCTGAACTGGTCCCATCGGGAGGTTTGGTGCTCGGTTTGATGTCAGGCTTTGTTGGCAGTTTTTTTAGACGACGAATCTCGGCTTCAAGCAATTCTACCTGTTCTTTGAGCTGAATGATCTGCTCTTGCTGCTGAGTGATGAATCTCAGTAGATCTTCAGGTTGTAGCTGCTGGTGTTCTGAAAAAGCCATGCTGAGAGGATATACGACTGACCGAAGTTATCCTGCTTCCAGCGTTTTTTGAGAACTTACTGGTAAAAACACCGGATAAAATCTGACCATCGCTGCCGTCATAGCCTGAGTTGTGACGGTAATTCGATAATTAATGAACTAAAAGGCTGTTTCCTGTGTCTGAGCTGGCACGGTTTAATAAATAAAGTTTATAAATAATGATCCCACTCTATAATGAATCAAGTCTGGCGACGGGGAGTGCGAATTCCACAGGATTACCTTCTGGTAGTGATCACACAACACCATCAATACCGTCAAGCTCTTTCTATTCAGGTCGGCACGTATCAAGACAAGAACCCATTGGGAACAGCCTTCCAACCATCGATAATTATGAGCCCCCTAAAGAAAAAGTATCGTAACTATTCAGCACTGAGCAAAGGCATATTACAGTAATTCCGAACAGCTCTATGAAGTGATTGATATATGTCCATTCCCTGTTTTCTGGCAGACGACAAATAGCTGCGAATCCGTGCAAACATAGAACCACCGTCTGCACTCCTGAAGCAGCCTGAGATTTTCTGCTTTAACTTGGCCATTCGAACATCCCGCTCACTGCCATTGTTATCGAAGGGAATGGTAAAATCTGACATGAAGCGCAGTGTCTCAGCCTTGAACTCAGTGAGTCGTTTGAAGAGATTGTAAGCTTTAGTATTCTTGACTTTCTTGCGCTTAAGCTCCTCTCGTTGCTTCTCCATATAGACGACTTCTTTCATTAGAGCCCGCTGAAGCAACCGGTCATAAATCTTCTCGATTCGTTCACAGACAACACTTGGCATCTGTAGCATACCTATGGTCTTAAAGCCCTTGCAGTAATGCCAGGAAAGCCTCAGTAGCTTCATCAATCGCAACGCCAGTTGATTGCTGTCCCTATCAACAACACCCAAAAGCTCCCTCAGGTGATGGGCATTGCAAAGTACGTGAGTTGCCGCATATGCAAAATAGGATTTCCAATGATCATGAACCAGAACGCCTGCAAATGTTAGCAGTATGCCCATCGTGTCCATGGCCTCACGACCTCGCTTTTCAGACAAGTAGTAGAGCGTCCATTGTTCATCCCGCATAACGTGTAGCCAGTGCAAAGAGCCCTCGGCCCGCATACCCGTTTCATCGGCTCCGGCAACAGACGATTCCCGCAAGGCGTCACGAATAACCTCTTCAGTAGAAGCCAGATTTTCATAGGTTCTGGCCACAAAATTGGCGACAGTGCCTGCACTTACACTCATTTTATAGAGAGTATTAAAATACTCTGACACGCGCTTAAAAGGCAGGAAATGGTATTGGTTAAGATAGACGGCCATAGCCTGTGTGGCTGAGCCATATTGTGCGGCAGCGGTAACACCTTCCGGGAATTCAGCCTGATTCCGACAACCACAAGTGCAGATTTTTACTTCAGCTCTATGGGCCGTTACTTCAAATTCACCCGGTCTCCCTGGTTCAAACACCTGTCGTTCAATATATTTGACCGGCTCACTATCAAGAAGAGACGCCTGACATTTATTGCATTCTTTAACCGGAAGGTACTCAATATAGTCAGGGATATCGACCTGTTTAAGACAAGTGCCCTGATGCCCTTTCTTTCCACCGGCTTTATTACCAGAAGACTGTCTCAGACTTTTAGGATTGGGTTTTTCATCCGATGGATCGGTACCTTTATCTGCGGAAAGGTCGTCAGAATGATCTGGAGAATTACTGTTTTTACAAGGTTTTTGATAACCATCAGACGATGGCGGCTTGCTGCTGTTTTGACTGTTCTTGCCAACCTTTTCTTCCAATTCTCGACATCGCTCTTCCAGACAGGCAACTCTCATCCGCAGCTCTGCATTCTCTTTCAAGAGAATCTCAGCCGACATAGTTGCGGGTAGTTCTGGAATCATGCTGGCGAATATTGTGGAAAAATGGTGCTTAAGAGGATGGTATAAAAATCAGAAAATTCCAGATTTATGTGGGGGTGCTGAACAGTTACAAAGTATCTTTAAAGAGAAATGTTTCTCACATTGAAGATGCAGTACAGGATGAAAAATTAAAAAGAAAACGACCGGATCGTGAAAATGAGTATCAACAAGATTCATTGATAGCGACTCTAGATCAATTAAAGGGCCTTTGCCAGGAACGCAAAATCACCGTCAAACCAACGCTGGATAAGCTGGTTAATTCTTGCCCGAATGAGTCGAAAGTCCAACTGATATCCAAGCTTGGCATTTATTTTAGTAGTGTGGAAAGCACAGTTAAAAACACGGGTACGATTACCAGCATGCTCTTGAAGGGTGAAGGTAGCTCAAGAACAAAGAAAAACATTAACGACTTTTTGATTATTGAAAACCCTGATGTACAAGCAATAGCATGTTATCCATTTATTACATCCATTTCTTCGGCTAAGTTACCGTTAATGGTTGAATCAGCTAAACTCCCATAAAATCTACGTTGTAGGGGAGTGATATGCAATCTGAACTCTTCCAGAATTTTATTGATTCCATTTCAACATTAACCAGTGAACAGCGAGACATTCTTAACAACTCGCTCCTTAGTACTCAAATAGAGGTTACCGAGGTAGTAGAAACCACTGACTCTGAACCTGTTTACAGTGAATCTATACCCAATAACGATAATGCAACACCTGACGTAGAAAAGAGCATACTTGCCCAATTCGCCGAAAACCCCAGGTGCCCCAAATGCAAAAGCCATAGCGTTGGTCGCTGGGGCATACGAAATGGCCGACAGCGCTACCACTGCAAGACTTGCGACTCAACGTTTAACGCCTTTAGTGGAACGCCTTTGGCAAGGCTCAGGCACCCTGAAAAATGGAACAAGTACCTCGCAGGTATGACTCACTCTATGGTCTTGCGACCAGCTGCTGCTGAGAATGCCATTGACTTGAAAACTGCGTTCCGCTGGCGTCACCGCTTTCTTGAAGTGATTAATAATGATCAAGCAGAAGAGCTTTGTGGCATTACTGAGCTTGATGAAACATTTTTCCGTGAATCCTTCAAAGGGCAAAGAGAAGGCCTTCCACGGCCAACCCGAAAGCGGGGTAATGATCCCAACAAAGCCCGAAAAGTCCCGGTAATGGTGGCTCGGGACCGTAATCGAAATACCGTTGACGGTGTATTAGAAAACGAAAGTGCTAATGAATTGTGCAGGCATTTAAATGGCCGCATATCGATACAGGCCACGGTCTGTGCGGATGCACACCTCGCTCACGAAAAACTTGCTGACAAGCTTGGATTTGTCTTCAAGGAGCTGGTGACATCAGCAGGTCAACATGTTGTTGAAGGCATCTACCACATCCAGACTGTAAATTCTTATCACAGTCATTTAAAACGCTGGATTGGTGGCGTATTCCAAGGGGTTGCAACTCGTTACCTTCCCCATTATCTGGCCTGGAGGCGAGAACTGACGGCAGCAAAAAAATTAACTGTTGGCCGGTTGATCAGCAGAATTACTGAACATTGGTGCTTCCAACCATTAACGGTAACTTAGCCCATTTCTTCCATCTGTAATGGTAAAGGCTTTCCCAAAGCCGGGGACGTGGACACGCTGCTGAAGCTACCGAGCCTCCAGAAGAATGGCCAGCTTGACCGGCAACTGCTGAGTTCCATTTCTTCCATGATGAGTAGCCGGGGCTTTCCCAAAGCCGGGGACGTGGACACGCTGCTGAAGCTACCGAGCCTCCAGAAGGATGGCCAGCTTGACCGGCAACTGCTGAGCTCCATTTCTTCCATGATGAGTAGCCGGGGCTTTCCCAAAGCCGGGGACGTGGACACGCTGCTGAAGCTACCGAGCCTCCAGAATAATGGCCAGCCTGACCAGCAACTGCTGAGCTCCATTTCTTCCATCTGTCATGGTAAAGGCTGTCCCGAAGCCGGGGACGTGGACTCGCTGCTGAAGCTACCGAGCCTCCAGAAGGATGGCCAGCTTGACCGGCAACTGCTGAGTTCCATTTCTTCTATCTGTAATGGTAAAGGCTTTCCCAAAGCCGGGGACGTGGACACGCTGTTGAAGCTACCGAGCCTCCAGAAGGAGGGCCAGCTTGACCGGCAACTGCTGAGTTCCATTTCTTCTATCTGTAATGGTAAAGGCTTTCCCAAAGCCGGGGACGTGGACACGCTGCTGAAGCTACCGAGCCTCCAGAAGGATGGCCAACTTGACCGTCAACTGCTGAGCTCCATTTCTTCCATCTGTAATGGTAAAGGCTTTCCCAAAGCCGGGGACGTGGACACGCTGCTGAAGCTACCGAGCCTCCAGAAGGATGGCCGGCTTGACCGGCAACTGCTGAGCTCCATTTCTTCCATCTGTCATGGTAAAGGCTTTCCCAAAGCCGGGGAAGTGGACACGCTGCTGAAGCTACCGAGCCTCCAGAAGGATGGCCAGCTTGACCGGCAACTGCTGAGTTCCATTTCTTCTATCTGTAATGGTAAAGGCTTTCCCAAAGCCGCGGACGTGGACACGCTTCTGAAGCTACCGAGCCTCCAAAAGGATGGCCAGCTTGACCGGCAACTGCTGAGCTCCATTTCTTCCATGATGAGTAGCCGGGGCTTTCCCAAAGCCGGGGACGTTGACACGCTGCTTAAGCTACCGAGCCTCCGGAGGGATGGCCAGCTTGACCGGCAATTGTTGAACTCCATTTCTTCCATGATGAGTAGCCGGGGCTTTCCCAAAGCCGGGGAAGTGGACATGCTGCTGGACATGCTGCTGAAGCTACCGAGCCTCCGGAAGGATGGCCAGCTTGACCGGCAACTGCTGAGTTCCATTTCTTCCATGATGAGTAGCCGGGGCTTTCCCAAAGCCGGGGATGTGGACACGCTGCTGAAGCTACCGAGCCTCCACAAGAATGGCCAGCTTGACCGGCAACTGCTGAGCTGCATTTCTTCCATGATGATAAGCCGGGGCTTTCCCAAAACCGGGGATATAAACACGCTGCTGAAGCTACCAGACCTCCAGAAGGATGGCCAGCTTGACCGGCAACTGCTGAGCTCCATTTCTTCCATGATGAGTAGCCGGGGCTTTCCCAAAGCCGGGGACGTGGATACGCTGCTGAAGCTACCGAGCCTCCAGAAGGATGGCCAGCTTGACCGGCAACTGCTGAGATCCATTTCTTCCATCTGTCATGGTAAAGGCTTTCCGAACGAGAATTTTGTTTCACGAATTATAGAATCTATAGGTCTCAAGAATCTGGAACTACCAGAATATATTGATGAACTCCTTTCATCAGAGAATTTTGTTATCGATGAAAACTTTTGGGATTCACTTTCAATAGATGAAATACTCTGACTCTTATCAAAAATCGTAACTGTTCAGCACCCCCACATAAATCTGGAATTTTCTGATTTTTATACCATCCTCTTAAGCACCATTTTTCCACAATATTCGCCAGCATGATTCCAGAACTACCCGCAACTATGTCGGCTGAGATTCTCTTGAAAGAGAATGCAGAGCTGCGGATGAGAGTTGCCTGTCTGGAAGAGCGATGTCGAGAATTGGAAGAAAAGGTTGGCAAGAACAGTCAAAACAGCAGCAAGCCGCCATCGTCTGATGGTTATCAAAAACCTTGTAAAAACAGTAATTCTCCAGATCATTCTGACGACCTTTCCGCAGATAAAGGTACCGATCCATCGGATGAAAAACCCAATCCTAAAAGTCTGAGACAGTCTTCTGGTAATAAAGCCGGTGGAAAGAAAGGGCATCAGGGCACTTGTCTTAAACAGGTCGATATCCCTGACTATATTGAGTACCTTCCGGTTAAAGAATGCAATAAATGTCAGGCGTCTCTTCTTGATAGTGAGCCGGTCAAATATATTGAACGACAGGTGTTTGAACCAGGGAGACCGGGTGAATTTGAAGTAACGGCCCATAGAGCTGAAGTAAAAATCTGCACTTGTGGTTGTCGGAATCAGGCTGAATTCCCGGAAGGTGTTACCGCTGCCGCACAATATGGCTCAGCCACACAGGCTATGGCCGTCTATCTTAACCAATACCATTTCCTGCCTTTTAAGCGCGTGTCAGAGTATTTTAATACTCTCTATAAAATGAGTGTAAGTGCAGGCACTGTCGCCAATTTTGTGGCCAGAACCTATGAAAATCTGGCTTCTACTGAAGAGGTTATTCGTGACGCCTTGCGGGAATCGTCTGTTGCCGGAGCCGATGAAACGGGTATGCGGGCCGAGGGCTCTTTGCACTGGCTACACGTTATGCGGGATGAACAATGGACGCTCTACTACTTGTCTGAAAAGCGAGGTCGTGAGGCCATGGACACGATGGGCATACTGCTAACATTTGCAGGCGTTCTGGTTCATGATCATTGGAAATCCTATTTTGCATATGCGGCAACTCACGTACTTTGCAATGCCCATCACCTGAGGGAGCTTTTGGGTGTTGTTGATAGGGACAGCAATCAACTGGCGTTGCGATTGATGAAGCTACTGAGGCTTTCCTGGCATTACTGCAAGGGCTTTAAGACCATAGGTATGCTACAGATGCCAAGTGTTGTCTGTGAACGAATCGAGAAGATTTATGACCGGTTGCTTCAGCGGGCTCTAATGAAAGAAGTCGTCTATATGGAGAAGCAACGAGAGGAGCTTAAGCGCAAGAAAGTCAAGAATACTAAAGCTTACAATCTCTTCAAACGACTCACTGAGTTCAAGGCTGAGACACTGCGCTTCATGTCAGATTTTACCATTCCCTTCGATAACAATGGCAGTGAGCGGGATGTTCGAATGGCCAAGTTAAAGCAGAAAATCTCAGGCTGCTTCAGGAGTGCAGACGGTGGTTCTATGTTTGCACGGATTCGCAGCTATTTGTCGTCTGCCAGAAAACAGGGAATGGACATATATCAATCACTTCATAGAGCTGTTCGGAATTACTGTAATATGCCTTTGCTCAGTGCTGAATAGTTACCAAAAATCATTTATCGAGGTCCATGGGTGGTGGAGTAAACTTACGAAGTTTTCCCGACTTTTGCTGTCTGTGCTCTCGAACCAGGCAAAGGATCCGTTATTGATGATGTTGCAGTAACGTGATATTGGTGCAGAACGCAGGCCTGCAGCATTGGCCCGTAATGATGTCCATAAAGCCATGCTGAGAGGTAGTCTGACTCAGGCTCTGGCGCTGCTGAATGCCCTCATTTTCAAAGGCAGGGTCAACAAAGTACTCAGTAGCAGTGCAGTCAGCACACTGTAAACCAGATCATTTATTGACAGTGGAATGCCCGGCTTAAAGTTTTCCAGTACTTTTTCCAGCGTTCTCCACTGTTTGGGTGAACTGATAAACCAGGCCCGCTCAAAGTAGTTGCCGTTAATTAAAGTAGCCAGTGATTGGGTCAGTTCTTTATAGTCCTGCAATGTCTGCTGCTTTTGTCGGGCATCGTCTTTTATCAAGGCATTAGGATTCTGTAACAGATCATTAATCATCCCGAATTCATCAGGGTATCCATGCCTGGCTGCCGTGTTGCGGAAACCTTCAACCTGGTGTCTTGTCGCTTCGTAGTAGCCACTCAGGTATTGCACATAGTGGTCAGACACCACAGGAACCTGCATTGCGATCAACATTAAGCCGCCAAACAGTAGTTTATCGAGTAAGTTAACAATCAAGTTTGCTCCTGTTTATCCATTGGATAACGATTCACCCCATTCCTTTTATCTTATTATATCCACCCGCTGTAGCAAGGGATCAGGAGGCAATGCAGTTCACGTTTTCTACCGGGATACCTGATCGGGTCAGTGCCCGATCAAAAGACCCTACTGACAGGTATAGCCGCCATCAACCGGCACCAGCGCACCGGTCATAAAGCTGTTTTCAGAAGACAACAGGTAACAGGCCAGACTGGCAATTTCGGCGGGTTTGGCAATTCGTTTCATTGGTTGGGCCGTTTTCAACCGGTTAAGCGTTTCTGTCTCACTGACACCACTCAGCTGGTTTAATTCGCCAACCGCATTTTTCAGAATACCGGTTTCACAGGTTCCCGGGCAGATACAGTTCACCCGGATGTTAAAGGGTGCGTAATCAATAGCTGTGCTTTTTGCCAGCTGAGCAACGGCGCCTTTACTCATGCCATAGACCGCACTGCTACCTTTGCCAACAAACGATTGGTCAGACCCCATGAGCAGAACTGATCCACATTGCTGTTTTCTCATCACGGGAAGCACTGTTTTTAAGAGGTAGAAAATACCGAAACAATTAACACCGATGACTCTCTGCATCTCTTCAACCGTCGTGTCTTCAATCGTTCCAACCTTATGAATACCGGCATTGGCAAAGAGAGCATCGATTTTCCCTTCAGCGGCAGTGATACTTTGGACAGCATTCTGAACCTGGTCAAAACTGGACACATCACAGTGAATAAACCTGGAACCTACGGCTTCCGAGTCAACGATATCGAG is a window encoding:
- a CDS encoding SDR family NAD(P)-dependent oxidoreductase; the encoded protein is MTILEPFPMGWVVMRFQHKVVIVSGGTSGIGLATGQRLSGEGARVYNLDIVDSEAVGSRFIHCDVSSFDQVQNAVQSITAAEGKIDALFANAGIHKVGTIEDTTVEEMQRVIGVNCFGIFYLLKTVLPVMRKQQCGSVLLMGSDQSFVGKGSSAVYGMSKGAVAQLAKSTAIDYAPFNIRVNCICPGTCETGILKNAVGELNQLSGVSETETLNRLKTAQPMKRIAKPAEIASLACYLLSSENSFMTGALVPVDGGYTCQ
- a CDS encoding IS66 family transposase → MIPELPATMSAEILLKENAELRMRVACLEERCRELEEKVGKNSQNSSKPPSSDGYQKPCKNSNSPDHSDDLSADKGTDPSDEKPNPKSLRQSSGNKAGGKKGHQGTCLKQVDIPDYIEYLPVKECNKCQASLLDSEPVKYIERQVFEPGRPGEFEVTAHRAEVKICTCGCRNQAEFPEGVTAAAQYGSATQAMAVYLNQYHFLPFKRVSEYFNTLYKMSVSAGTVANFVARTYENLASTEEVIRDALRESSVAGADETGMRAEGSLHWLHVMRDEQWTLYYLSEKRGREAMDTMGILLTFAGVLVHDHWKSYFAYAATHVLCNAHHLRELLGVVDRDSNQLALRLMKLLRLSWHYCKGFKTIGMLQMPSVVCERIEKIYDRLLQRALMKEVVYMEKQREELKRKKVKNTKAYNLFKRLTEFKAETLRFMSDFTIPFDNNGSERDVRMAKLKQKISGCFRSADGGSMFARIRSYLSSARKQGMDIYQSLHRAVRNYCNMPLLSAE
- a CDS encoding DUF2937 family protein, whose product is MIVNLLDKLLFGGLMLIAMQVPVVSDHYVQYLSGYYEATRHQVEGFRNTAARHGYPDEFGMINDLLQNPNALIKDDARQKQQTLQDYKELTQSLATLINGNYFERAWFISSPKQWRTLEKVLENFKPGIPLSINDLVYSVLTALLLSTLLTLPLKMRAFSSARA
- a CDS encoding IS1595 family transposase, whose translation is MQSELFQNFIDSISTLTSEQRDILNNSLLSTQIEVTEVVETTDSEPVYSESIPNNDNATPDVEKSILAQFAENPRCPKCKSHSVGRWGIRNGRQRYHCKTCDSTFNAFSGTPLARLRHPEKWNKYLAGMTHSMVLRPAAAENAIDLKTAFRWRHRFLEVINNDQAEELCGITELDETFFRESFKGQREGLPRPTRKRGNDPNKARKVPVMVARDRNRNTVDGVLENESANELCRHLNGRISIQATVCADAHLAHEKLADKLGFVFKELVTSAGQHVVEGIYHIQTVNSYHSHLKRWIGGVFQGVATRYLPHYLAWRRELTAAKKLTVGRLISRITEHWCFQPLTVT